From the genome of Gracilibacillus salitolerans, one region includes:
- a CDS encoding carbohydrate ABC transporter permease: MKSKHIKKLVYHVFVGGFAILLLYPVVWLIMSSFKPSERIFATAESLIPQPFVLGNYAQGWQGFGDYGFDTYILNTFIFVILVLIGHLISCSLIAFGFARLNFAGRRFWFSIMILTLMLPYEIVMIPQYIIFAQLDWLNSLKPLVVPAYFGHPFFIFLLVQFIRTIPRELDEAAIIDGCNTFGIYRRIILPLIVPALATTSIFTFYWTWDNLLGPVLYLNSPSKYTVSMALNMFLSNETVSNWGAMFAMSVASLIPVFIIFFIFQRYVVDGISTSGLKG; the protein is encoded by the coding sequence ATGAAATCAAAACATATCAAAAAACTTGTCTATCATGTATTCGTCGGTGGCTTTGCCATCTTGTTACTGTATCCAGTAGTTTGGTTAATTATGAGTTCATTTAAGCCGAGTGAGAGGATTTTTGCGACTGCAGAATCTCTGATTCCACAACCATTTGTATTAGGGAACTATGCTCAAGGTTGGCAAGGTTTTGGTGATTATGGGTTTGATACTTATATTTTAAATACATTTATATTTGTAATATTAGTATTAATTGGCCATCTGATTTCCTGTTCTTTAATTGCATTTGGCTTTGCCAGACTTAATTTTGCCGGAAGAAGATTTTGGTTTTCCATTATGATTTTAACGCTGATGCTTCCATACGAGATTGTGATGATTCCTCAATATATCATATTCGCTCAACTGGACTGGCTAAATTCATTAAAACCATTAGTGGTACCGGCCTATTTTGGGCATCCATTCTTCATCTTTTTATTAGTACAATTCATTAGAACGATTCCTAGAGAATTGGATGAAGCAGCAATTATTGACGGATGTAACACATTTGGCATATACAGAAGAATTATATTGCCTTTAATTGTTCCTGCTTTAGCAACGACATCGATTTTTACATTCTATTGGACATGGGATAACTTACTTGGTCCAGTATTATACTTGAATAGTCCGTCCAAATATACCGTTTCGATGGCATTAAATATGTTCTTAAGTAACGAAACTGTTTCAAATTGGGGTGCCATGTTCGCCATGTCTGTTGCCTCTTTAATACCAGTGTTTATTATCTTTTTCATCTTCCAACGTTATGTTGTAGACGGTATTAGTACAAGTGGTTTAAAAGGTTAA
- a CDS encoding YesL family protein, with translation MSALNKAFEWITKVAYLNLLWIGFTLSGLILLGLFPSTAATFAVVRKWVSGNTDIPLFKTFWKAFRESIVQANILGYIAVAAGYILYLDFLFITLVENDYVMLLTIPFLFVSILFILTSFYLFPVYVHYDMKVLQVIKSAFFIMVLNPLPTLVMVMGVFGITYGLWNLQGLALFFSMSLLALGLTMPAHKAFSKIQKKKAYLSKQKLMED, from the coding sequence ATGAGCGCATTAAATAAAGCATTTGAATGGATCACAAAAGTTGCGTATTTGAACTTATTATGGATTGGATTTACTTTATCTGGTTTAATCCTATTAGGTTTATTTCCATCGACTGCCGCAACCTTTGCAGTAGTAAGAAAATGGGTCTCAGGAAATACTGATATTCCTCTATTTAAAACTTTTTGGAAAGCCTTTCGTGAGTCAATAGTTCAAGCGAATATTCTTGGATATATAGCAGTCGCAGCAGGCTATATTTTATACTTAGATTTCTTATTTATTACATTAGTCGAAAACGATTATGTAATGTTACTTACCATTCCATTTTTATTTGTTTCAATACTATTCATATTAACATCATTTTACCTTTTTCCTGTGTATGTTCACTATGATATGAAAGTATTACAAGTAATTAAAAGTGCCTTTTTTATTATGGTATTAAATCCGTTACCGACATTGGTTATGGTAATGGGAGTGTTCGGTATTACATATGGTTTATGGAATTTGCAAGGGTTAGCATTGTTTTTTAGCATGAGTTTACTCGCTTTAGGATTAACGATGCCCGCACATAAAGCTTTTTCAAAAATACAGAAAAAGAAAGCTTATCTCAGTAAACAGAAATTAATGGAAGATTAA
- a CDS encoding IS3 family transposase, whose amino-acid sequence MAFELKEEGFRLKDIFVVVGIPEATYHYHVKKMGKEDLDTELKELITHLFKKFHERYGYKRITKELKKLGHSINHKKVYRIMRELGLKCVKFMRKSRKYNSYKGNVGKVAKNRLSRRFSTPIPLQKLVTYITEFKCLGEEKLYLNPIFDLYNGEVIAFEIRKRPTLDLVMEPLRETTEIIKNHATYRTTIHSDQGWHYQHNQWVRTLKENKVFQSMSRKATCADNAPIENFFGILKQEMYYGEELVSYDELKRRIEEYIDWYNNERSKTKLAGLSPVEYRTQSSQSAA is encoded by the coding sequence GTGGCATTCGAACTCAAAGAAGAAGGGTTCCGATTAAAAGATATATTCGTTGTTGTAGGTATTCCTGAAGCTACCTATCACTATCATGTAAAAAAAATGGGGAAAGAAGACTTGGATACAGAATTAAAGGAACTCATTACACACCTATTTAAGAAATTTCATGAACGCTATGGTTATAAACGTATCACGAAAGAATTAAAGAAATTAGGACATTCTATCAACCATAAAAAAGTGTATCGCATTATGCGGGAACTGGGATTAAAATGTGTGAAATTTATGCGGAAATCCCGTAAATACAATTCATATAAGGGAAACGTAGGAAAAGTAGCGAAAAACCGGTTATCCCGCCGCTTTAGCACACCTATCCCTCTTCAAAAGTTAGTAACCTACATTACAGAATTCAAATGTCTAGGCGAAGAGAAGCTATATTTAAATCCGATTTTTGACCTTTATAACGGAGAAGTTATTGCGTTTGAAATCAGGAAACGTCCAACGTTAGATCTTGTCATGGAACCTTTAAGAGAAACCACAGAGATAATAAAGAATCATGCAACCTATCGCACTACCATCCATTCCGATCAAGGCTGGCATTACCAGCACAACCAATGGGTGAGGACATTAAAAGAAAATAAGGTATTCCAAAGCATGTCACGTAAAGCAACCTGCGCAGACAACGCTCCGATAGAGAATTTCTTTGGCATTTTAAAACAAGAAATGTATTATGGGGAAGAATTAGTTAGCTATGACGAATTAAAAAGACGGATAGAAGAATATATCGACTGGTATAACAATGAACGATCAAAAACAAAATTGGCCGGATTGAGTCCAGTCGAATACCGAACTCAATCCAGCCAATCAGCTGCATAA
- a CDS encoding transposase: MSKKPIKSKKKEETKLSREEELERENELLRLENAYLKKLRAFRENPNAFHEKHKQRWHSNSKKKGSD, translated from the coding sequence ATGTCTAAGAAACCTATTAAATCGAAGAAAAAGGAAGAGACAAAGTTATCACGTGAAGAAGAATTAGAACGTGAGAATGAACTACTGAGGTTAGAAAATGCCTACCTAAAAAAGTTGAGAGCTTTTCGGGAGAATCCGAATGCGTTCCACGAAAAGCACAAGCAAAGGTGGCATTCGAACTCAAAGAAGAAGGGTTCCGATTAA
- a CDS encoding C40 family peptidase: MREIRGLVKESVVVVTIMSSLFFVQTVNAETKEDVQAQRSEVQSSIDEKEQEIEEIKEELIELNEQILRLDEAIEDNEQKIDETESEITDVETEVSDLEAKIDEIQQSIERRNEILKERISSLQENGGSSSYLEVLLGSANFIDFVDRVALVHKITQADQDLLESQEKDKLEVEKNKVELDNKLEELEDMKAEYEDMQKHIQEQKEENEELKEELKEKEEENSEFLDDLKIEDEILAKKEKALKEAEEQQRTQEQAARGNGSNNSSNSGDNAIEQYSSNSSEKVSTSGSTVDIVTSVGEKYFGNSVYVFGGGRTAYDIANGRFDCSGFVSWSFKQAGISLPASTSGLSSVGSKVSASDMQPGDLVFFNTYKTNGHVGIYLGNNKFIGSQSSTGVAIADMDNSYWKSKFTGHVRRVGS, encoded by the coding sequence GTGCGAGAAATACGAGGTTTGGTAAAGGAATCTGTTGTTGTAGTAACGATTATGTCAAGTTTGTTTTTTGTTCAGACCGTTAACGCTGAAACAAAAGAAGATGTTCAAGCGCAACGATCCGAAGTACAGTCTAGTATTGACGAGAAAGAACAGGAAATTGAGGAAATTAAAGAAGAATTAATTGAGTTGAATGAACAAATTTTAAGGCTGGATGAAGCTATCGAAGATAATGAGCAAAAAATTGACGAAACAGAAAGTGAAATAACCGATGTTGAAACTGAAGTAAGTGATCTGGAAGCGAAAATCGATGAAATCCAACAAAGTATTGAGCGAAGAAATGAAATTCTTAAGGAGAGAATCTCTTCATTACAAGAAAATGGCGGTTCATCTAGTTATCTAGAAGTATTACTTGGTTCTGCTAATTTCATAGATTTTGTTGATAGAGTAGCATTAGTACATAAGATAACACAAGCAGACCAAGATTTATTAGAGAGTCAAGAAAAAGATAAGTTAGAGGTAGAAAAGAATAAAGTTGAGTTAGACAATAAGTTAGAAGAATTAGAAGATATGAAAGCAGAATATGAAGATATGCAAAAACACATCCAGGAACAAAAAGAAGAAAATGAAGAATTAAAAGAAGAATTAAAAGAAAAAGAAGAAGAAAATAGTGAGTTCTTAGATGATTTGAAAATTGAAGATGAAATATTAGCAAAAAAAGAAAAAGCACTTAAAGAAGCAGAAGAGCAACAACGCACACAAGAACAGGCAGCTAGAGGTAATGGATCAAATAATTCAAGTAATTCTGGTGATAATGCTATTGAACAGTATTCCAGCAATTCTTCCGAAAAGGTTTCAACAAGTGGTAGTACAGTAGATATCGTAACTTCAGTTGGTGAGAAGTATTTTGGTAACTCTGTTTATGTTTTTGGTGGTGGTAGAACTGCTTATGACATTGCTAATGGTCGTTTTGATTGTTCTGGTTTCGTCAGCTGGTCTTTTAAACAGGCTGGTATTAGCTTACCTGCAAGCACATCAGGATTATCGTCAGTAGGATCAAAAGTATCAGCTAGCGATATGCAACCAGGTGATCTTGTATTCTTCAATACGTATAAAACCAACGGGCATGTTGGTATATACTTGGGTAATAACAAATTTATTGGTTCCCAAAGCTCAACAGGTGTAGCTATCGCTGATATGGATAATAGTTACTGGAAATCAAAATTCACTGGCCACGTTCGTCGTGTAGGATCTTAA
- a CDS encoding BrxA/BrxB family bacilliredoxin, whose translation MNAYEEYMREITQSMRDELTNADFEELATPEEVDQFMTTNEETALVVVNSVCGCAAGLARPAAVQSLNGEKKPTKLVTVFAGQDREATAKMREYFEGVEPSSPSMAIIKGGELKHFIPREQIEGHEVEDIVTQLTNAYSEFC comes from the coding sequence ATGAATGCATATGAAGAATATATGAGAGAAATTACACAGTCCATGCGCGATGAATTAACCAATGCTGATTTTGAAGAATTAGCAACTCCTGAGGAAGTAGATCAATTTATGACTACCAACGAGGAAACGGCACTAGTTGTAGTGAACTCAGTATGTGGTTGTGCAGCTGGATTAGCACGACCTGCAGCTGTTCAATCATTAAATGGGGAGAAGAAACCTACTAAGCTGGTTACAGTGTTTGCCGGTCAGGATCGGGAAGCAACTGCAAAAATGCGTGAATACTTCGAAGGGGTAGAACCTTCTTCTCCATCCATGGCTATTATAAAAGGTGGAGAATTAAAACACTTTATTCCTCGTGAGCAAATTGAGGGACATGAAGTAGAAGACATTGTCACTCAACTGACCAATGCGTATTCTGAATTCTGTTAA
- the pabB gene encoding aminodeoxychorismate synthase component I, translated as MNKNFLQFNFHHTVQQFTNPIKVWNTNNINEITTIFEELEQFLDKGYYIAGFVSYEAAPAFDPSYHVHKQHNQLPLIWLAAFEKPTDHKDNVEGMVYQLSEWKHTTSYQAYKHNITSIKKAIELGNTYQVNYTTRLKAHFSGDPYSFYQQLVKNQAASYCAYLDIGSNQILSASPELFFQVKNGKIITKPMKGTIKRGRTYEEDLQFKQNLRNSEKDQAENVMIVDLLRNDIGRIAKPGSVKVKSLFDIETYPTVHQMTSTIEANLETKKVYDWFQALFPCGSITGAPKVETMKYIAELEDTPREIYCGAIGWISPEREATFNVPIRTVILNGNDAIYGTGGGITWDSTSINEYHELNQKAEILHQKRTTVSLLESIKLDNGSYPLMTYHLQRLKQSTQYFGYPFHEEEIKEKLFMLAAQYQNGCYKVRLLYHPSGRMELEHQPVKALEEPIQTALAPEPIDRRNIYLYHKTTNREMYEKLDQDKPDHVLTSLLWNKEGHITEYTIGNVVVEKDGRFYTPPVSDGLLPGTYREQLIEEKILLEKSVSLSELGEYDQIWFINSVRGWVKVQLDEIL; from the coding sequence ATGAATAAAAATTTCTTGCAATTTAATTTTCATCATACTGTCCAGCAATTCACCAATCCGATTAAGGTGTGGAATACAAATAATATTAATGAAATAACCACTATATTTGAAGAGTTGGAACAATTTCTCGACAAGGGCTATTACATTGCAGGCTTTGTCTCATATGAAGCCGCACCCGCATTTGATCCTAGTTACCATGTACATAAACAGCACAATCAATTACCACTAATTTGGCTAGCTGCATTTGAGAAACCAACTGACCATAAAGACAATGTGGAAGGCATGGTTTATCAGCTTTCGGAATGGAAACACACTACTAGTTATCAGGCTTATAAACATAATATTACTAGTATAAAAAAGGCGATAGAATTAGGAAACACTTATCAAGTTAATTATACAACAAGACTTAAAGCTCACTTTTCAGGTGATCCGTATTCGTTTTATCAACAACTAGTAAAGAATCAAGCTGCTTCCTATTGTGCCTACCTTGATATTGGGTCTAACCAGATTTTATCTGCCTCACCAGAGTTATTTTTCCAAGTGAAAAATGGGAAAATTATCACGAAACCTATGAAAGGTACAATAAAACGTGGACGAACTTATGAAGAAGATCTACAATTCAAACAAAATTTAAGAAACTCGGAAAAAGATCAAGCGGAAAACGTCATGATTGTCGACTTATTACGAAACGATATTGGACGAATTGCTAAACCTGGTTCCGTCAAAGTGAAAAGCTTATTTGATATTGAAACATATCCAACCGTTCACCAAATGACGTCTACAATTGAAGCAAATTTGGAAACAAAGAAGGTATATGATTGGTTTCAAGCTTTATTTCCTTGTGGTTCGATAACAGGTGCACCAAAAGTAGAAACAATGAAATATATTGCAGAGTTAGAAGATACACCCAGAGAAATATATTGCGGTGCCATTGGCTGGATTTCTCCCGAACGAGAGGCAACTTTTAATGTCCCTATTCGTACAGTTATACTTAATGGAAATGATGCCATTTACGGTACCGGCGGAGGTATCACTTGGGATTCAACAAGTATAAATGAATACCATGAATTAAACCAAAAAGCAGAAATATTACATCAAAAAAGAACAACCGTTTCATTATTGGAATCGATAAAATTAGATAATGGTAGCTATCCATTAATGACTTATCACTTACAAAGACTCAAGCAATCAACCCAATATTTTGGTTACCCCTTTCACGAAGAAGAAATAAAAGAAAAATTATTCATGCTAGCAGCTCAATATCAGAATGGGTGTTATAAAGTTCGATTATTATACCATCCATCAGGCCGTATGGAACTTGAACATCAACCAGTCAAAGCATTAGAAGAACCTATTCAAACCGCCCTAGCACCTGAGCCAATAGATCGAAGGAATATTTATTTATACCATAAAACAACTAACAGAGAAATGTATGAAAAATTAGATCAAGATAAGCCTGATCATGTACTAACGTCACTTCTATGGAACAAAGAAGGACATATAACGGAGTATACTATTGGGAATGTTGTCGTTGAAAAAGATGGTCGTTTTTATACTCCGCCTGTTTCGGATGGATTACTTCCAGGTACTTATCGAGAACAATTGATTGAAGAAAAAATATTATTAGAGAAAAGTGTATCTTTATCAGAGCTTGGTGAATATGATCAAATTTGGTTTATTAATAGTGTTCGGGGGTGGGTTAAAGTGCAATTAGATGAAATATTGTGA
- a CDS encoding anthranilate synthase component II yields MVIIIDNYDSFTYNLVQYYRQLTDDVVVFRNDNITMEKIKSLNPDLIVLSPGPGSPEDQKECISILDYFYTTIPIFGVCLGMQIIVHYFGGQVTKALAPMHGKVSKIKHNGKDVFDSLPNDISVTRYHSLIAKKLPENELVTTAITYHEEIMAVKHKQYRVEGIQFHPEAILTEYGFNMIQNSYKQAIDGVD; encoded by the coding sequence GTGGTTATTATCATCGATAATTATGATTCATTTACATATAATCTTGTGCAATATTACCGGCAATTAACGGATGATGTGGTCGTTTTTCGAAATGATAATATTACAATGGAGAAAATCAAATCACTAAATCCTGATTTGATTGTATTATCTCCTGGACCGGGATCACCAGAAGATCAAAAAGAATGTATATCTATATTGGATTATTTCTATACAACGATCCCTATCTTTGGTGTATGCTTGGGCATGCAAATTATCGTCCATTATTTTGGCGGACAAGTAACGAAAGCATTAGCACCCATGCATGGGAAAGTTTCGAAAATAAAACATAATGGTAAAGATGTTTTTGATTCTTTACCAAACGACATCTCCGTAACCAGATATCATTCTCTTATTGCTAAAAAACTGCCAGAGAATGAATTAGTAACAACGGCGATAACCTATCATGAAGAGATCATGGCAGTAAAACATAAACAATACAGAGTAGAAGGAATACAGTTTCATCCTGAAGCTATCCTTACAGAGTATGGCTTTAATATGATCCAAAACAGTTATAAACAAGCTATTGATGGAGTGGATTAA
- a CDS encoding ABC transporter permease encodes MKKRYLIVLLVILSLVSLFIGVIELNPKDLLQLTEDQKEILLISRFPRLMSIIIAGMSMSICGLIMQQLSRNKFVSPTTAGTMDSARFGILVALMIFPSAGPIEKMVVAFTFALIGTFIFMKILEKVKFKDPIFIPLVGLMFGNIVSSITTFFAYKNDLIQNMSSWLQGNFALILQGRYEMLYISVPLVIFAYIYANKFTIAGMGEDFSKNLGMNHKRVVNVGLVIVAIITSVVILTVGMIPFLGLIIPNIVSIYRGDHLKNSLPHTALLGAVFVLACDILGRIIIFPYEIAIGVTVGVIGSGIFLYLIMRRSAYAS; translated from the coding sequence ATGAAGAAGCGATATTTAATTGTATTACTAGTTATTTTATCTCTAGTCTCATTATTTATTGGGGTGATCGAATTAAATCCAAAGGATTTACTCCAACTAACAGAAGATCAAAAAGAGATTTTACTTATCAGTAGGTTTCCGCGTTTAATGAGTATCATCATTGCGGGAATGAGCATGAGTATATGTGGCTTAATCATGCAACAACTAAGCCGGAACAAATTTGTCTCACCGACAACAGCAGGTACAATGGATTCTGCACGATTTGGTATTTTAGTAGCTTTAATGATATTTCCTTCTGCAGGTCCAATTGAGAAAATGGTAGTGGCATTTACGTTTGCGTTGATAGGAACCTTTATCTTTATGAAAATACTAGAAAAAGTTAAATTTAAGGATCCTATTTTCATCCCATTAGTTGGATTGATGTTTGGGAATATTGTTAGTTCGATTACAACATTTTTTGCTTATAAAAATGATCTGATTCAGAATATGTCTTCCTGGCTCCAAGGAAACTTCGCTCTCATTCTACAAGGACGATATGAAATGTTATACATAAGTGTGCCTTTAGTGATTTTTGCTTATATCTATGCAAATAAATTTACGATAGCAGGTATGGGGGAAGATTTTTCCAAGAATTTGGGGATGAATCATAAACGAGTAGTCAATGTGGGACTGGTAATTGTAGCGATTATAACTTCTGTCGTCATACTGACAGTAGGCATGATCCCGTTCTTAGGCTTAATTATTCCGAATATTGTTTCTATCTATCGGGGAGACCATTTAAAAAATAGCTTGCCACATACAGCATTATTAGGAGCTGTATTTGTATTAGCTTGTGACATTTTAGGAAGAATTATCATATTCCCGTATGAAATTGCCATTGGTGTAACAGTTGGTGTTATTGGTAGTGGGATCTTCCTTTACTTAATCATGAGGAGATCTGCATATGCGTCTTAA
- a CDS encoding iron chelate uptake ABC transporter family permease subunit yields MRLKSKLSILIMLSIILIAIYLFAGIPGNWEYILPRRFSRVLAIIVTGSVIAIATVVFQTITNNRILTPSVIGLDSLYVLLQTFFIFAFGSTSAFAVNPNLNFALSVGAMVVFAFLLYHLLFKKQKNVYFLLLVGIVFGTFFGSLSSFMQVLIDPNEFMIVQNRMFASFNNVNTEILWFAIILIVLTIMYLWKYIKLLDVMSLGKEHAINLGVDYDEVVKRLLIVIAIWISVATALVGPIMFLGLLVANVTYEFMKTYRHSYLLIASALVSIVALIGGQLVVDRIFSFETTLSVIINFIGGAYFLYLILKENKAW; encoded by the coding sequence ATGCGTCTTAAGTCAAAATTATCCATATTAATTATGTTAAGTATTATCCTAATTGCTATTTATTTATTTGCAGGTATTCCTGGTAATTGGGAATACATATTGCCTAGAAGGTTTAGTAGAGTGTTAGCAATCATCGTAACAGGCTCTGTTATAGCAATCGCAACAGTAGTATTTCAAACGATCACGAATAACAGGATCTTAACACCAAGTGTAATTGGTTTAGATTCACTCTATGTATTGTTGCAAACATTTTTTATATTTGCTTTTGGTTCTACAAGTGCTTTTGCGGTAAATCCAAATTTAAACTTTGCTTTATCTGTCGGCGCGATGGTTGTATTTGCCTTTTTACTTTATCATTTGCTCTTTAAAAAGCAGAAAAATGTCTACTTTCTATTATTAGTAGGTATTGTGTTTGGTACATTTTTTGGAAGTTTATCTTCTTTTATGCAAGTATTAATTGATCCGAATGAATTTATGATTGTACAAAATCGGATGTTTGCAAGTTTTAATAATGTAAATACCGAAATACTGTGGTTTGCAATCATTCTCATCGTTCTTACTATTATGTATTTATGGAAGTACATAAAGTTATTAGATGTCATGTCATTAGGGAAAGAACATGCGATTAATTTGGGTGTTGATTATGATGAGGTGGTAAAACGGTTGTTAATTGTAATAGCGATCTGGATTTCTGTTGCAACAGCACTGGTTGGTCCGATTATGTTCTTAGGGTTGTTAGTAGCAAATGTCACCTATGAGTTTATGAAAACTTATCGCCATAGTTATCTTCTGATCGCTTCAGCTTTAGTGAGTATTGTCGCATTAATAGGTGGACAGTTAGTAGTAGATCGTATTTTTTCATTCGAAACGACATTAAGTGTAATTATTAATTTCATTGGTGGAGCTTATTTCTTATATCTGATTTTAAAGGAGAATAAAGCATGGTAG
- a CDS encoding iron ABC transporter ATP-binding protein, producing MVEVQDITKKYGNTAVVDQVSVSIPKGKITSFIGPNGAGKSTLLSIVSRLITKDAGEVRIDDQEISSVKSNALAKKIAILRQSNHLNVRLTVKELVSFGRFPYSQGRLTKEDHQFIQDAIDYMELNDMQDKFLDQLSGGQKQRAFIAMVIAQDTDYILLDEPLNNLDMKHSVQIMKVLRRLVDELGKTVVIVIHDVNFASVYSDYIVALKHGKIVHQGPKNDMIDKKVLRDVYDMDIQIQDIDQCKICLYFH from the coding sequence ATGGTAGAAGTACAGGATATTACAAAAAAGTATGGAAATACTGCAGTTGTAGATCAGGTCTCTGTTTCGATTCCAAAAGGGAAAATCACATCTTTTATCGGTCCGAATGGTGCAGGTAAAAGTACCTTACTATCGATTGTTAGTCGCTTAATAACAAAGGATGCTGGAGAAGTTCGAATAGATGACCAGGAAATTTCATCCGTCAAAAGCAATGCGTTAGCAAAAAAAATTGCTATTTTGAGGCAATCCAATCACTTAAATGTAAGATTAACCGTAAAAGAACTTGTTAGCTTCGGTCGTTTTCCGTACTCACAAGGAAGGTTAACAAAGGAAGATCATCAATTTATCCAAGATGCAATTGATTATATGGAGCTTAACGATATGCAAGATAAATTCCTTGATCAATTAAGTGGCGGTCAAAAACAACGTGCTTTTATAGCGATGGTAATTGCCCAGGACACAGATTATATTCTATTAGATGAACCTCTTAATAATCTGGATATGAAGCATTCCGTACAAATTATGAAGGTATTAAGAAGGTTGGTAGATGAGTTAGGTAAAACGGTTGTCATAGTGATACATGATGTCAATTTCGCATCTGTCTATTCAGACTATATTGTGGCATTAAAACATGGCAAAATTGTTCATCAAGGTCCCAAAAATGACATGATTGATAAGAAAGTCCTCCGAGATGTCTATGATATGGACATTCAAATTCAAGATATTGATCAATGTAAAATTTGTTTATATTTTCATTAA
- a CDS encoding siderophore ABC transporter substrate-binding protein, which produces MKKFLFFLTLIALLFVVAACGADSDSDAQANEAEGQSGEEADASEESAEDGEQPAEVVVEHELDTTTVPVNPEKVVVFDYGTLETLDELGVEVAGVPQGNLPPHLEKFEGEEYTNVGSLKEPDFEALAVLDPDLIIISGRQSEVYEDLAELAPTIYMGVDTANYLESFQVNVETLGEIFAKEDEAAEKLDEVLAIVDEVKATTDSSDGKGLIILTNDGGISAYGAGSRFGYIHDELGVAQADDNIEVATHGQNVSFEYISETNPDYLFVVDRNTIVGGEESAQKTLDNDLVQGTNAAQNDKIIYLDPYFWYVSGGGLVSVKEMATEVKEAIQ; this is translated from the coding sequence ATGAAGAAATTTCTTTTCTTTTTAACTTTAATAGCACTATTATTTGTTGTAGCAGCGTGTGGTGCTGACAGTGATAGTGATGCACAAGCAAATGAAGCAGAAGGTCAATCAGGTGAAGAGGCAGACGCTTCAGAAGAATCAGCTGAAGATGGAGAACAGCCTGCAGAAGTAGTGGTAGAACATGAATTAGATACAACCACGGTACCAGTGAATCCAGAAAAAGTAGTGGTGTTTGACTATGGTACATTAGAAACATTAGATGAATTAGGAGTAGAGGTAGCAGGTGTGCCTCAAGGAAATCTTCCACCTCACTTAGAAAAGTTTGAAGGTGAAGAGTATACAAATGTTGGTTCATTGAAAGAACCTGATTTTGAAGCGCTAGCTGTTCTTGATCCAGACCTTATCATTATTTCTGGTCGACAATCTGAAGTATATGAAGATTTAGCAGAGTTAGCGCCAACCATTTATATGGGAGTAGATACGGCTAACTATTTAGAGTCATTCCAAGTAAATGTGGAAACGTTAGGGGAAATCTTTGCTAAAGAAGATGAAGCAGCGGAGAAATTAGATGAAGTACTAGCAATTGTTGATGAAGTAAAAGCTACTACAGATTCTTCTGATGGTAAGGGATTAATTATTTTAACAAATGACGGTGGTATTAGTGCCTATGGTGCTGGTTCACGCTTTGGTTATATACACGATGAATTAGGTGTAGCACAGGCTGATGATAATATTGAAGTAGCGACACATGGTCAAAATGTAAGCTTTGAATATATCTCAGAAACGAATCCAGACTATTTATTTGTTGTAGACCGTAACACGATTGTAGGTGGAGAAGAATCTGCTCAGAAAACCTTAGACAATGATCTTGTCCAAGGTACAAATGCAGCGCAAAATGATAAAATCATTTACTTAGATCCATACTTCTGGTATGTTTCTGGTGGCGGTTTAGTTTCTGTTAAAGAAATGGCAACGGAAGTTAAAGAAGCAATTCAATAA